The sequence below is a genomic window from Pseudobacteroides sp..
CTACCATTTAACACGTTCAAAAGTTCTAAATCATCATCTAGTATTGGTTGATTTTTATGTAACAATGCAGAAAAATGTATACTAGGGTATTCAGTGTTTGTCCATTTAGTAATATAGTTTTCGAAAAACACAGATTTGATGATTTCATAGCATTTTTCACTTAATAGTCTTCGACGTTTTGAATTTTTTAAAACATCAATATATTTATTATGTTCAATTGATTTTTTGTAATAATTACTTGAATATCTGCAATTTTGTGGATAGAACGTGTAAATTAGTTCTATCAAATTATTAACTTCTTTCACTTTTCTCCTCCTAGTGCCGCTTAACAAAATAAATTTCTAGAAATTCATTTTGTTAAGCAGCTAATAAATATGAAGTGCATTTTGCATAATTCATTTCTTAGAAATAAATTATGTTCAAAAGCACTAGCAACTATAATCTATTTTCCCTTCTTTGACCTATTAGAATTAGAACCCTTATCAAAATCTTTGTCATTAAGTAATTTTTTTGCCGCCTTTGCGTTTTTATTTCCTGCTTTAGCGTCTTTTTCTATTTCACCTATCGTTTTATCATAATATTCTTTAGGAAACTTCTGGTTAATTGAACCTTTCTTATGTTTGGCAATAATATCTTTTGCCTTTTCCCACGCTTCGTAAGTAAGAATTATTGCACCTGCTGTTAGGACAGTTGCAGCAGCTGCTTTAATAGCGATAATTGCTAATGGGGCAAGTACGAATGCAAATTCTCCATCAGGGTCTAAATAATTTACTGGATTATTCAAACAATACGCGAACAGATTATGGCTTAATATTTCACCTTTATTACCCATAAATGAATCCGCATTGATAAACCTCCCCCATTCTGGGTTATAGTATCTACTTTGCAAGTAATACAGTCCTGTCTCAGTGTCATACCTATAACCTCTATACCTATAAGGATTCTCTATAGCTGATTTGTCAACTAGTGCAATTATATCTCCTTGACCATTCCTAACATAGAAGTACTCAGCACCATTTAAGTTCATGCTTACAAGCATTCCGCTTGCATCATATCTGTAATAGATTTTATCAGTTCCATTGTCCTCATATGTTACTCTGTCTCCATCAAGGTGGTAGACTGTTGTTGTGCTACCAACTGTTTTTTCAGTTCTAATTCCATTATCATTATATTTATATGCCGTAGACAGTCCTGAACCCGTTATCGCCTTGAGATTTCTGCCTTCTTCCCAATCATAAGTGTATAGTGTATTTGCACCTTGGTATATGTGTCTCAGGTTTCCAATGCTGTCATAATCAAAAGTCTTTCCATCATAACCAATCATTTTATCTTTCCAGACACTGTCATATGTATAAGTACGAGTTGCTAGAGGTGTCCCGGAGGGCTCAACACTTGGGCTTAATAGACCATATTCCTTTTTGGTTTTAATATTTCCACCCAGGTCATAGTCATAAACAATCGTTAAGCCATTTGTACCCAAGTAAGGGTTATCCTCTCTGATAAGTTCATTCAACTCATTATATTTATAAGTGATGGTCTTATCTGCTATTATAGATTTAATATTTCCTTTAATATCATATGTATAAGCTATACTCTTAGGCATACCACCGTTTGTAATTCCATATGTCATACCTGTGAGCAGAGTAGTTGTACCGTTTGTGTTTGCCTCGTTCATATTATTCTGGTAACTGTTGTATGTGGTTCTATAATAATTATCATTGCTTGTTCCAGCAGTTCCAGTAAATATTGTTGTTTCTTTTGGCCTTCCCAATTCATCATATACCTTATTTATTGAAGCTGTTCTACCGGCATTATACATATTATTTATATCTGTTGTGCTTAGCATATTTTTAGAATAAGCAACAGAGCCGATAAGTCCATTCAACTGATTATTTCCTGATGTGTCACTTCCTATTGCAGTAGTCGCACCATCAAAATTTGCAATGTTAGGTATGCTTATTGGAAGATTGTATGTTGGTGTACCAAATTTACTCCTAATATTCAGACTACCAGTTAAAGTTGTTCCTTGAATTTGCCAGGTTAATGCCATAAAATACCACTGGAAAGCAGGAGGTAAAGGAGATCTAATGTTTGAAGAATCTATTGTTATACCTGGATCAAATGTTCTAGTTGTTCCACCTGTATCTTTTGCCTCAACAATCAAATGTTTATTATTATTAATATATACTGATAAGTTTGCAGTTACAGTACTTCCGCTTTTGACTTCATTAGTCAATACATACCACTTTTCACCAACAGCAGGAGATGTATTGGATAATAGATTAAACCATGCACTAAAAGTACCGGAAGTCTTTGATAAGGTTGGAATCTTGTAAGTAACCTTTGTGCCCGGACTTGTATAAGAAGTATAAGTAGTAGGAAATGATTTTTGCTCCAATTGGACGTTGTCAACCCTAACTAGCTGCTTACCGCTAACATCACATCCCACAAGTACTTTCAATCCATATGTGCCGCTTGGTGCCTGGAAGCTATCTGTGCTTATTCTCATCCACTGACCATCATAATTTATGTTTAGAGGTGCGTTTACAATAGTTGTTGTTTCTACACCACTCTGATTAAGACCAATTACCTTAATCCATGCATTATGCCCTACTGTCTTAAAGGTTTTCAGTTGGATACTTACCACATAATTGTTTGTTGTAGCTAATGCACTTGATGATGTATAACTTTTATTTACAGAAGCTTGCACTGGAGCTGTGCTTTGTGTTTGGTTATACATTTCAAGGCACTTACTGCCATCAACACCGTCATATACTGTTCTAGCTGCTCCTGCTCCAATATTCCATCCCTGCAGGCCATTTTCAAAGGAAGTGTCTGCCCCTAATAGGTTTGTTGTTCCTTGAAAAGCAGCCAGCATTGGAATGCTGTATTCGTCATTTGCGAAGGAAGCATTTTGACTTGTAGGTTTAGTCCCCAATGCACCGTTTAAGTTATTATTTAACGGGAAGTATTCAACAGTTCCATCGTTTTTGCTGTATGTGTTAAAGTATGTCTGCTTTTCTGTTCCTGACTTGTCATATATGTACCCTGTGTGGTAGCTGCTATTATTGACCACTTCCTCTGTTCTTCCCAGTCTGTTTTCAATATCATATTCATAGCTAGTTGTGTTTGTATTAGAGCCGGCATATTCTATAACTTTGGTCTGTCTACCTGATACATCGTATTGATATCTGAAATCCTTTCTACTTGGGCTGTTTGCTGCCAAATCTGTACGGTTTTCATAGTAAGACAGTTTACCGTTTCCGTCATATGAATATTTATATCTAGCATCACCATTATATTTCTTTGCAATCACTCTGTCATACTCATCATAATCAAATCCCACAACATCTCCATTGCCGTATGTTGAACTATTTAACCTGCTTGTATTAGGATCATAGCTATTTGTAATTAGCGGCTGTGCCCCTACGCTTACAGTAGTAAGATTTCTTAACAAATCATAGTTAAAGTTATAATTAAAGCCATTATGAGTTATTTTAGTCAAATTATCTGTTTCATTAAGATTTGCATCCTTCGTTGAGTATTCATTAACTACGTTTCTCATAGTGCCATTATCATTAACAGCTTTAGTAACTGAAGTTATTCTGTTTAAAGTATCATACCCATACGATGTCGTACTATAAACAGCCCCTGTAACACTTTCAAGCTGACTTATAGAGTCAAGTTTTCCATTTACTGTATCATAATTGTAATTTGTATATCTTCCCAATGGATCAACCTGAGTTTTAAGATAATTATTTGTTGTATCATATTCTGATAATGTTTTTATTACATTTGTTCCATCACCAGTTATTGTTCTTCTTACGTTAAAATAGTTATCATAAAGTGTTTCGCTTGTCATATTTTCGGTTGAGCTTGAATTTGATGGGTTATGATTATTATAATCTGTCCTAGTCTCATTTCCCATTGGACTTAAACTATTAGTCAAGTCATTTGTCGCATTATACGTATTAGAGGTTTTATCTTGATTTAGACCAGTAACAGTAGAAACATTACCTTTATTGTCATATGTATATGAATATCCAAATTCTTCTTTATAGAGCTGGAATCCGTCAAAATATACAATATTTAAATTATTGTAATAACATGCTGTCATAACAATACTAGTATAATCACCAAATGCCTGAACTCTGCCGCAAACATACTGCCAATCACTGGTATAAGGGTTGCATGGAAAATAATCACTGTTCACAACTTCAGTACCATTCATAAACTTAACTTCAAGACCAAATGCTCTGTCTGTCGTTGAAATAGGCCAATCCATCTTTGTTCCAGGTGCCGACGTACCTTTAGCCCAGCATCCCACGGAAAACACATCCCCTGATTTACCGTTAGCCCCAGTATTTATTTTTGACCTCAGTGCTTTTGCTATATTGGTCGCACCATAAATTTTGAAACATTTGTTGTCAAGTTTCTGCGGATAATTTGACCCTGTAGTATAGTTATCAACGCCATCCCTGGTTTCACAATTGATCCTTTCCATATACCATGGAACATTATTGACAGTATCGGTATAAGTCATATCTGGATTCTCAATACAGTTATAACTATTTAAGGCAGCACCATCTTCTATCTGCAAGTTATCAAAGTACGCTGTTCCTGTTTCATTAAGTATTGACATGATTACATATACAGTAATACTGTCGCTAGATCCTGTCTGTATAGGAGTATCAAATACCTTATCCACTCTTTGCCAGTCATTTGTTCCGTTTATGTATTGTGAATCCAAAGTAACCAGGTTATTGCTATTATCTGTATACTGGACAGATATGCAAGCTCCGCCTGTTGAACTCTGCTTTGAAACTCCATCACTCTTAATGAATCCTGATAAAGTATATCTTTTACCTCTTTTCAATGATGTAGCATAAGCCCAATTTGATGGATTATAGTTTTGTTTTAAACCAAAACGGCCTGTACCTGCCGATGTTTTTGTTACTTTAAATGCACCGGCTCCAAAATATATTGATTCAACTGATGAACCGCTGCTTGTTATACCGGTTGCATTATTTTCGTTATATACTCCCCAGTATGTATCATCAGTTGTTCCAAAGCTTCCCGAATCACTCACCTTATTCATTACAGGAACCTGCAGCTTGGATTGAACTTTTACCTTATTTCTTTTTACCAAGTCTGTTGGATCCTCATACTGGTAATATGTAGCATCCATCAAATTATTAATAGTGCTAACTGTATTACCATAACTATTAAATTGATAAATAGAGCTTTGCTTGTTAGGATGTGGATACGCTGGTTTAAAAGATGTCTGCCCTGCAGTATAACTAATGCCTACTTCTTGACCATTTGTAGATGAATTGGATTCCTTTATTATTCCAACCTTATCTGTAGTAAAATAGTATGAATATGTATATTTATAGCCAGTGTGATCTGTAATCGTCTCAATTCTATGGTCATTTCCAGCAATCTCTGTTTTATAGGTATAATTACTTTGCTTACTATCTTGATAAGTAATTGTCTTTAATTCATTGGATACATAATCAAATGATTCTTTCACTGTTCCGATAGGATATTCAATACTTGAAAGGTTTCCATTTACATCATAATTCAATTTTGCCTTTCTATCGGCAGCATCAGTTACATAAGTAATATTTGGGCCTGAATACTCTATTATTATTGAATTACCATTACTATCTGTAATTTTTGTAAGCTTTCCTCCAGAATCAAAATCCAAATAATTATCTACCTTATCTTTGATTCTTTTAGTTCCATTAGCATTAATTGTAAGCGAAAGATTTAATCCTGATTCATCAACAAATCCTGATCCATAATCAGAAAAATAATGTTTTGTACCATCTTCATCAGTATAAATATAATACTGAATTCCTCCAATATTACTACCTACAAGTGTTTGTTTCAGGTTTAGGTTCCATCCATAACCAAAGCCATTATTGGTATTCTTATAGGCTGAATTGTAGATATGTTTGATGGATAATGGCATTCTGTTACCATTTAAACTTAAATCATCATGCACAATAACCAGATTTCCATTTGCATCATTTAAATAAGCAGTACCAGCTCGTCCTACATCATTTGAATGATATGTCCAGTAGCCCTCAAGTCCTGCATGGTTAATATAATTCAATGTT
It includes:
- a CDS encoding DNRLRE domain-containing protein, coding for MTFTAAVYPYPVHYKNGNKYEDIDNSLISEKDVSGNQYLSNKANDFKIKIAKSSNSNKLVNIKKDKYELAWGVENIQKAIAQVEYDKTDSDILSENDKKMVLPNLSYTVCFENVFDNTDLKYQIESSSVKENIILKDKSEGQLEFRFDLDVKNLKATLLQDNTIEFYDEKDSSIKIFSIAAPFMYDKNGEESKNISVLLDETKKGYTLTIKPDIDWLNSSERAYPVTIDPDVTTQLSTAYIDDSYVSEASPSTNYSNSNLYVENSASGTRKYSYLKFVLPSLSSADIVTNATLSLKNISTTGGQIDLLKVTSAWTETGLAWSNRPTDDYITTDYKYVQSATSNQWDITKLVNGWYSGDIENNGVVLKYAKDGTKSDASSFYPSEDLSMINKPYITLNYINHAGLEGYWTYHSNDVGRAGTAYLNDANGNLVIVHDDLSLNGNRMPLSIKHIYNSAYKNTNNGFGYGWNLNLKQTLVGSNIGGIQYYIYTDEDGTKHYFSDYGSGFVDESGLNLSLTINANGTKRIKDKVDNYLDFDSGGKLTKITDSNGNSIIIEYSGPNITYVTDAADRKAKLNYDVNGNLSSIEYPIGTVKESFDYVSNELKTITYQDSKQSNYTYKTEIAGNDHRIETITDHTGYKYTYSYYFTTDKVGIIKESNSSTNGQEVGISYTAGQTSFKPAYPHPNKQSSIYQFNSYGNTVSTINNLMDATYYQYEDPTDLVKRNKVKVQSKLQVPVMNKVSDSGSFGTTDDTYWGVYNENNATGITSSGSSVESIYFGAGAFKVTKTSAGTGRFGLKQNYNPSNWAYATSLKRGKRYTLSGFIKSDGVSKQSSTGGACISVQYTDNSNNLVTLDSQYINGTNDWQRVDKVFDTPIQTGSSDSITVYVIMSILNETGTAYFDNLQIEDGAALNSYNCIENPDMTYTDTVNNVPWYMERINCETRDGVDNYTTGSNYPQKLDNKCFKIYGATNIAKALRSKINTGANGKSGDVFSVGCWAKGTSAPGTKMDWPISTTDRAFGLEVKFMNGTEVVNSDYFPCNPYTSDWQYVCGRVQAFGDYTSIVMTACYYNNLNIVYFDGFQLYKEEFGYSYTYDNKGNVSTVTGLNQDKTSNTYNATNDLTNSLSPMGNETRTDYNNHNPSNSSSTENMTSETLYDNYFNVRRTITGDGTNVIKTLSEYDTTNNYLKTQVDPLGRYTNYNYDTVNGKLDSISQLESVTGAVYSTTSYGYDTLNRITSVTKAVNDNGTMRNVVNEYSTKDANLNETDNLTKITHNGFNYNFNYDLLRNLTTVSVGAQPLITNSYDPNTSRLNSSTYGNGDVVGFDYDEYDRVIAKKYNGDARYKYSYDGNGKLSYYENRTDLAANSPSRKDFRYQYDVSGRQTKVIEYAGSNTNTTSYEYDIENRLGRTEEVVNNSSYHTGYIYDKSGTEKQTYFNTYSKNDGTVEYFPLNNNLNGALGTKPTSQNASFANDEYSIPMLAAFQGTTNLLGADTSFENGLQGWNIGAGAARTVYDGVDGSKCLEMYNQTQSTAPVQASVNKSYTSSSALATTNNYVVSIQLKTFKTVGHNAWIKVIGLNQSGVETTTIVNAPLNINYDGQWMRISTDSFQAPSGTYGLKVLVGCDVSGKQLVRVDNVQLEQKSFPTTYTSYTSPGTKVTYKIPTLSKTSGTFSAWFNLLSNTSPAVGEKWYVLTNEVKSGSTVTANLSVYINNNKHLIVEAKDTGGTTRTFDPGITIDSSNIRSPLPPAFQWYFMALTWQIQGTTLTGSLNIRSKFGTPTYNLPISIPNIANFDGATTAIGSDTSGNNQLNGLIGSVAYSKNMLSTTDINNMYNAGRTASINKVYDELGRPKETTIFTGTAGTSNDNYYRTTYNSYQNNMNEANTNGTTTLLTGMTYGITNGGMPKSIAYTYDIKGNIKSIIADKTITYKYNELNELIREDNPYLGTNGLTIVYDYDLGGNIKTKKEYGLLSPSVEPSGTPLATRTYTYDSVWKDKMIGYDGKTFDYDSIGNLRHIYQGANTLYTYDWEEGRNLKAITGSGLSTAYKYNDNGIRTEKTVGSTTTVYHLDGDRVTYEDNGTDKIYYRYDASGMLVSMNLNGAEYFYVRNGQGDIIALVDKSAIENPYRYRGYRYDTETGLYYLQSRYYNPEWGRFINADSFMGNKGEILSHNLFAYCLNNPVNYLDPDGEFAFVLAPLAIIAIKAAAATVLTAGAIILTYEAWEKAKDIIAKHKKGSINQKFPKEYYDKTIGEIEKDAKAGNKNAKAAKKLLNDKDFDKGSNSNRSKKGK